One Rosa chinensis cultivar Old Blush chromosome 5, RchiOBHm-V2, whole genome shotgun sequence genomic region harbors:
- the LOC112164563 gene encoding calcium uniporter protein 5, mitochondrial, translating to MWRSGWRTASVVLRDLVHHGGPRSPNPCAVFGLRRFGNDEEQCGFLNSPGKFQRRAGFASSGGDVNGEGENISKGAGLGGMPISFGEAKRLMRLVNVEALKTKLGTEGKEAIPYSELLEACQSIGVARSRDEAATFARVLDEAGVILLFRDKVLLHPDRVVDLVRRAVPLALTPDNDPVWEELKKMQEKKIEIDILAHRHVRRVLWGGLGLITTQLALFFRMTYWDFSWDVVEPLAYFTTTTCIGIGYAYFLITSRDPTYQDLMKRLFLRKQRKLIKKQNFDVERFKEIQRKYDTTLHASTSIKNRIGMDVELDDALHRD from the exons ATGTGGAGGAGTGGGTGGAGAACAGCCAGTGTTGTGCTCAGGGATTTGGTGCACCATGGAGGACCCAGAAGCCCAAACCCATGTGCTGTGTTTGGTTTGAGGCGTTTTGGGAACGATGAGGAACAATGTGGGTTTTTGAATTCTCCTGGGAAGTTTCAGAGAAGGGCTGGGTTTGCTTCTTCTGGTGGGGATGTCAATGGGGAGGGTGAGAATATCAGTAAAGGTGCAGGTTTGGGAGGAATGCCCATAAGTTTTGGGGAGGCCAAGAGGCTTATGAGGCTTGTGAATGTGGAGGCTTTGAAGACTAAGCTTGGGACAGAAGGGAAAGAGGCCATTCCTTATTCTGAGTTGCTTGAGGCTTGTCAGAGCATTGGTGTGGCTAGATCTCGGGATGAGGCTGCTACTTTTGCTAGGGTGCTCGATGAGGCTGGAGTCATCCTTCTCTTCAGGGATAAGGTTCTGCTTCATCCTGATAGG GTTGTGGATCTGGTTAGAAGAGCAGTACCCCTGGCTCTGACTCCTGATAATGACCCTGTGTGGGAAGAGTTAAAGAAGATGCaggagaagaagatagaaaTTGATATTTTGGCACATAGGCATGTCCGGCGTGTACTCTGGGGCGGCCTGGGGTTGATTACAACACAGCTCGCCCTCTTTTTCAGGATGACATATTGGGATTTCTCATGGGATGTGGTTGAGCCACTTGCGTATTTCACCACAACAACTTGCATTGGCATAGGCTATGCGTACTTTTTGATTACTTCAAGAGATCCGACTTACCAAGACTTGATGAAGAGACTTTTTCTCCGGAAGCAGAGGAAACTTATCAAGAAGCagaactttgatgttgagaGATTCAAGGAGATACAGAGAAAATACGATACAACTCTACACGCCAGCACCTCAATCAAGAACCGGATCGGCATGGATGTGGAGCTGGACGATGCTTTACACAGAGATTAA